The following are from one region of the Aspergillus chevalieri M1 DNA, chromosome 1, nearly complete sequence genome:
- a CDS encoding uncharacterized protein (COG:K;~EggNog:ENOG410PJTV;~InterPro:IPR017970,IPR001356,IPR009057;~PFAM:PF00046;~go_function: GO:0000981 - DNA-binding transcription factor activity, RNA polymerase II-specific [Evidence IEA];~go_function: GO:0003677 - DNA binding [Evidence IEA];~go_process: GO:0006355 - regulation of transcription, DNA-templated [Evidence IEA]), with the protein MQTMSSTDVPGPSATTISSATASSVASTPSPSISSVTNTPSTSSSAARRPHRKSTLTQQQKNNKRQRATQDQLSTLEVEFNKNPTPTAATRERIAQQINMTERSVQIWFQNRRAKIKMLAKKSIETGEGCDSIPESMRQYLAMQVDPNKPGARDAFGRTGGYGANGYPNESAPSGKVVIHHFTCRSLSIGSWRRIGQNAMDLVVFYSPEKACMTYYINNDSAGYKIEYPFSHIKNITLESGDQGPQPNGAPPRPGGLVVELNRPPLFYMDSSNSGGFYQCGDFTEEQQASQILVHHLGGHPKVLSVQLAKLVSLESFQNRMAYTNFAMPAPPMSPPFIQRPASQPNHHFTAPFMGMYQDAPQHHHPHLSLHPGRGHKRQRSRSVPVAVDFSALQAPLSFNMPQTSPYTSHADSGIYAPVPQSAHPLSLNLRIDTSTPYGMDPRGPPMSATTAASPSEFASPSMFTTAAGESTPIATTMGAPFHMPFVSPAVESSHMASQSASPYSTVSAADPMIANHSPPLSNMPHASTEMYGFGHENHSSLADEGMGLGEMYPKQNVNYSVPTSMGLESNNFEIPIHTLSGHNSPSVHGDYQSMGSLDNVDPHTLAPGS; encoded by the exons ATGCAAACCATGTCTTCGACAGACGTTCCTGGCCCGTCGGCCACGACCATTTCCTCCGCGACTGCTTCGTCTGTCGCCTCGACGCCATCTCCATCGATCTCGAGTGTCACCAACACTCCGTCCACTTCGTCTTCGGCCGCGCGCCGCCCTCATCGCAAGAGCACTTTGACccagcagcagaagaacaacaagcGTCAACGGGCTACCCAGGATCAATTGTCTACTCTCGAGGTGGAATTCAACAAGAACCCTACTCCTACCGCTGCCACAAGGGAACGAATTGCCCAACAAATCAACATGACTGAGCGTTCCGTGCAAATTTGGTTCCAAAACCG CCGCGCCAAAATAAAAATGCTTGCTAAGAAAAGCATTGAAACGGGTGAAGGCTGTGACTCTATTCCCGAGTCCATGCGTCAGTACCTCGCCATGCAGGTCGACCCGAACAAGCCTGGCGCAAGGGATGCGTTTGGCCGCACGGGGGGCTATGGAGCCAACGGCTACCCCAATGAATCCGCCCCTTCAGGCAAAGTTG TCATTCATCACTTCACATGCCGCTCGTTGAGCATTGGCAGCTGGCGCCGCATCGGGCAAAATGCTATGGACTTGGTGGTCTTCTACTCGCCAGAGAAGGCCTGCATGACCTactacatcaacaatgactCCGCCGGCTACAAGATCGAGTACCCCTTCTCCCACATCAAGAACATCACTCTGGAGTCGGGTGACCAAGGTCCTCAACCCAACGGTGCTCCTCCCAGGCCTGGTGGCTTGGTCGTGGAGTTGAATCGTCCGCCGCTTTTCTACATGGACTCCTCCAACTCTGGAGGTTTCTATCAGTGTGGTGATTTCACCGAAGAGCAGCAGGCCAGTCAGATTCTGGTTCATCATCTTGGAGGTCATCCCAAGGTTCTTAGCGTTCAGCTCGCCAAATTGGTCTCTTTGGAGTCTTTCCAAAACCGTATGGCGTACACCAACTTTGCCATGCCAGCCCCTCCGATGTCGCCGCCCTTTATCCAACGCCCGGCTTCGCAGCCCAACCACCACTTCACAGCTCCGTTCATGGGAATGTACCAGGATGCGCCTCAGCACCACCACCCGCATTTGAGCCTACACCCCGGTCGAGGACACAAGCGCCAACGGAGTCGCTCCGTCCCAGTTGCGGTGGATTTCTCGGCATTGCAAGCGCCGCTGTCTTTTAACATGCCGCAGACATCACCGTACACAAGCCATGCAGACTCGGGGATTTACGCCCCGGTTCCTCAATCGGCTCACCCATTGTCTCTCAACCTGCGGATTGACACTTCGACTCCCTACGGAATGGATCCTCGAGGCCCTCCAATGTCTGCGACCACCGCAGCCTCTCCGTCCGAATTTGCGAGCCCATCCATGTTCACCACAGCGGCAGGCGAGTCCACTCCGATCGCTACGACTATGGGGGCGCCATTCCACATGCCATTTGTTTCGCCGGCAGTAGAATCGTCGCACATGGCGTCGCAGTCTGCCTCACCATACTCGACCGTCAGTGCTGCCGACCCCATGATCGCCAACCACTCGCCGCCGCTGTCGAACATGCCGCACGCGTCGACGGAGATGTACGGTTTTGGACATGAGAATCACTCCTCGCTCGCGGACGAGGGAATGGGACTGGGTGAGATGTATCCCAAACAAAATGTGAACTACTCTGTTCCCACTAGCATGGGTCTCGAGAGCAACAACTTTGAAATCCCCATTCACACTCTGTCCGGCCACAACTCGCCAAGTGTTCACGGCGACTATCAGAGCATGGGTTCGTTGGATAACGTGGATCCTCACACGTTGGCACCTGGATCGTGA